One stretch of Jiangella gansuensis DSM 44835 DNA includes these proteins:
- a CDS encoding haloacid dehalogenase type II: protein MTSQPGIDVVVFDILGTMVDEPGGIGRGIRTALPGIDDTRAGELVALWNRQVEEQQHQVLAGRRPYASSTVLGFEAAARVAAEAGVDHPDVVRDLAAAGQRLDPWPDSVRALDRIAARFPVVGLSNASRTALTRISAHAGLRWHQVLSAEDARSYKPHADVYRLAIANADSSPDRLLMVAAHAWDLRGAQAMGMRTAYVERPVGDPPGATDSFDLAATSLDELAIRLTAT from the coding sequence ATGACCTCGCAGCCCGGCATCGACGTGGTGGTCTTCGACATCCTCGGGACCATGGTGGACGAGCCCGGCGGAATCGGCCGCGGCATCCGGACCGCTCTCCCCGGCATCGACGACACACGCGCCGGCGAGCTGGTCGCGCTGTGGAACCGGCAGGTCGAGGAGCAGCAGCACCAGGTGCTCGCGGGCCGTCGCCCGTACGCCAGCAGCACGGTGCTCGGTTTCGAGGCGGCGGCACGTGTCGCGGCCGAGGCCGGTGTCGACCACCCGGACGTCGTGCGCGACCTCGCGGCCGCCGGGCAGCGGCTGGACCCGTGGCCGGACTCCGTCCGGGCACTGGACCGCATCGCCGCGCGCTTCCCGGTGGTCGGCCTGTCGAACGCCAGCCGGACCGCGCTCACCCGCATCAGCGCACACGCCGGGCTGCGCTGGCACCAAGTGCTCTCGGCCGAGGACGCGCGCAGCTACAAACCCCACGCGGACGTCTACCGCCTCGCGATCGCCAACGCGGACAGCTCGCCGGACCGGCTGCTCATGGTCGCCGCCCACGCCTGGGACCTTCGCGGCGCGCAGGCGATGGGCATGCGGACCGCCTACGTCGAACGTCCCGTCGGCGACCCTCCGGGCGCGACCGACTCCTTCGACCTGGCGGCGACGAGCCTCGACGAGCTGGCCATCCGGCTCACCGCGACGTGA
- the fmt gene encoding methionyl-tRNA formyltransferase: MRVVFAGTPDVAVPSLRAVLASRHEVVAVLTRPDAPAGRGRKLTPSPVAQLAQEAGVEALKPLRPRDPDFVARLGELAPDCAPIVAYGGLIPPAALDVPKHGWVNLHFSLLPAWRGAAPVQHAVMDGDDVTGACTFQLEEGLDTGPVYGLVTEEVRPTDTSGDLLHRLSLSGAELLVRTLDGIDDGSLRPQPQPADGVSLAPKITVDDARVDWTAPAIRVDRVVRACTPAPGAWTTFRGERLKLRPVALERGRDGLAPGEIVVEKSGVRVGTGSHAVVLGEVQPQGKKAMAATDWARGVRPAEGERLGT, encoded by the coding sequence ATGCGCGTGGTGTTCGCCGGTACCCCTGATGTCGCCGTCCCGTCCCTGCGGGCGGTGCTCGCGTCCCGGCACGAGGTAGTGGCCGTCCTGACCCGCCCCGACGCCCCCGCCGGACGTGGCCGCAAACTGACGCCGTCGCCGGTGGCGCAGCTGGCCCAGGAGGCCGGCGTCGAGGCGCTGAAGCCGCTGCGCCCGCGCGACCCGGACTTCGTGGCCCGGCTGGGTGAGCTGGCGCCGGACTGTGCGCCCATCGTTGCCTACGGCGGGCTGATCCCGCCGGCCGCGCTGGACGTGCCGAAGCACGGCTGGGTGAACCTGCACTTCTCGCTGCTGCCGGCCTGGCGTGGGGCCGCGCCGGTGCAGCACGCCGTGATGGACGGCGACGACGTCACCGGGGCCTGCACGTTCCAGCTGGAGGAAGGGCTCGACACCGGCCCGGTGTACGGCCTGGTCACCGAGGAGGTCCGGCCCACCGACACCAGCGGCGACCTGCTGCACCGGCTGTCTCTGTCCGGTGCGGAGCTGCTGGTGCGCACGCTCGACGGCATCGACGACGGCAGCCTGCGCCCACAGCCGCAACCGGCCGACGGGGTGTCGCTGGCGCCGAAGATCACCGTCGACGACGCCCGGGTCGACTGGACCGCGCCGGCCATCCGGGTCGACCGGGTGGTCCGGGCCTGCACGCCGGCACCGGGCGCCTGGACGACGTTCCGTGGTGAGCGCCTGAAGCTGCGGCCGGTCGCCCTGGAACGCGGCCGCGACGGGCTGGCTCCGGGGGAGATCGTGGTGGAGAAGTCCGGCGTCCGGGTCGGAACCGGCAGCCACGCCGTCGTCCTCGGGGAGGTGCAGCCGCAGGGCAAGAAGGCGATGGCGGCCACCGACTGGGCTCGCGGCGTCCGCCCCGCCGAGGGAGAACGGCTGGGCACGTGA
- a CDS encoding carbamate kinase: MRVLIALGGNAMTSADGKARPEDQIAAVTLAMEPVADLAADGLDVVVTHGNGPQVGNLLVKNELAATVVPPVTLDWCGAQTQGTIGFIVVNALERALAVRGVRRRVAAVVTRTLVDAADPGFRRPTKPIGRYLPPLEAKVLIEHGQVWEDRGPRGWRRVVASPEPLEVLDAPAVAALLAAGFVVVANGGGGIPVVRQPDGSVAGVEAVVDKDLGAALLGHALGVDVLVIATDVDGAVLGYGTTDERPVGTVDAATLRGYAAEGHFAGGSMGPKVEAVCRFVEHGGRRAAITTLTGIADAVRGEPPSTATIVLPSDTREVTGHA; the protein is encoded by the coding sequence GTGAGGGTGCTCATCGCGTTGGGCGGCAACGCCATGACGTCAGCGGACGGGAAAGCGCGGCCGGAGGACCAGATCGCCGCGGTCACCCTCGCGATGGAGCCGGTGGCCGACCTCGCCGCCGACGGCCTCGACGTCGTCGTCACCCATGGCAACGGCCCGCAGGTGGGCAACCTGCTGGTCAAGAACGAGCTCGCCGCGACCGTGGTGCCGCCGGTCACCCTGGACTGGTGTGGCGCGCAGACCCAGGGCACCATCGGGTTCATCGTGGTCAACGCGCTCGAACGGGCACTGGCCGTGCGCGGCGTGCGGCGCCGGGTGGCCGCCGTCGTCACCCGCACCCTCGTCGACGCCGCCGACCCGGGCTTTCGGCGGCCCACCAAGCCCATCGGCCGGTACCTGCCGCCGCTCGAGGCGAAGGTCCTCATCGAACACGGACAGGTGTGGGAGGACCGCGGGCCGCGCGGCTGGCGCCGGGTCGTGGCCAGCCCGGAACCGCTGGAAGTCCTCGACGCGCCCGCGGTGGCTGCGCTGCTGGCGGCCGGTTTCGTCGTCGTCGCGAACGGCGGAGGCGGCATACCCGTGGTGCGCCAGCCGGACGGGTCGGTGGCCGGCGTCGAAGCCGTCGTCGACAAGGACCTCGGCGCCGCCCTGCTCGGCCACGCCCTCGGCGTCGACGTGCTGGTCATCGCCACCGACGTCGACGGCGCCGTACTGGGCTACGGGACCACCGACGAACGGCCCGTCGGCACCGTCGACGCCGCCACCCTGCGCGGCTACGCGGCCGAGGGCCACTTCGCCGGCGGCAGCATGGGCCCAAAGGTCGAGGCCGTCTGCCGCTTCGTCGAACACGGCGGCCGGCGCGCGGCCATCACCACGCTCACCGGCATCGCCGACGCCGTGCGCGGTGAGCCTCCCAGCACCGCGACGATCGTCCTTCCATCCGACACACGAGAGGTGACCGGGCATGCCTGA
- a CDS encoding hydantoinase B/oxoprolinase family protein: MSVDPVLVEIVQGYLASVEKEVETAIGRTARSPMIRDAHDYRAGIHDRRLRKLTGRSYSALVHPVVRDYPIETMRPGDVFFHNDVYLSEGGIGHLPDLCVTAPVFVDDAAGEPEVVAFVQAFGHHDDIGGTVPGSMPSNATSVFEEGLMVPPIKLWDAGVPNEAALKIMTRNSRMPESLAADLDAECAACLMGARRLAELFQRYGRADVEACFDAILDRTTETFRREVLAKIPPGTYVWEDYAEHDGVDEPKLHTQRITLIRETAPDRLVLDFTGTGPQARGPINHCGDYADGVFLKKWLAPILRNLADSPERMAELDVNEGVVPLIEMRFPPPGTLLTPVFPAPTNARTFVILRLLGVLAGVVAKAVDGYMPADQETIRYTGVYGQDQDGRPYLMREVLGGGSGGRYYADGEDTIHVVPDSRNLPTEFSEARFPFLVERLGLAVDSGGPGRFRGGLGYEKHVRMVRDGHFMSIADRSILSCWGVRGGRAGRPFAVTIDPGGPAEREVDALADAEPVRAGEVIRIRTTGGGGWGDPLDRPVEDVLRDLRWRKVSFGGARADYGVVATGTADDPVVDESATTTLRDSMRAARTGDEPFFDRGPGYARLSGGPAAAEVDWL, encoded by the coding sequence GTGAGCGTCGATCCGGTCCTGGTCGAGATCGTCCAGGGGTATCTGGCGTCGGTGGAGAAGGAGGTCGAGACGGCCATCGGCCGGACTGCCCGCTCGCCGATGATCCGCGACGCGCACGACTACCGCGCCGGCATCCACGACCGCCGCCTGCGCAAGCTCACCGGCCGCTCGTACTCGGCGCTGGTGCATCCGGTGGTGCGCGACTACCCGATCGAGACGATGCGGCCCGGCGACGTCTTCTTCCACAACGACGTCTACCTGTCCGAGGGCGGCATCGGGCACCTGCCGGACCTGTGCGTCACCGCGCCGGTGTTCGTCGACGACGCGGCGGGGGAGCCCGAGGTCGTGGCGTTCGTGCAGGCGTTCGGCCACCACGACGACATCGGCGGCACCGTCCCCGGATCCATGCCCTCGAACGCCACCAGCGTGTTCGAGGAGGGCCTGATGGTCCCGCCGATCAAGCTGTGGGACGCCGGCGTCCCGAACGAGGCGGCGCTGAAGATCATGACGCGCAACTCGCGGATGCCCGAGTCGCTGGCCGCCGACCTGGACGCCGAGTGCGCGGCCTGCCTCATGGGTGCCCGGCGGCTGGCCGAGCTGTTCCAGCGCTACGGCCGGGCCGACGTCGAGGCGTGCTTCGACGCGATCCTCGACCGGACCACCGAGACGTTCCGCCGCGAGGTGCTGGCGAAGATCCCACCTGGCACGTACGTGTGGGAGGACTACGCCGAACACGACGGCGTCGACGAGCCGAAGCTGCACACCCAGCGCATCACGCTGATCCGCGAGACCGCCCCGGACCGGCTGGTGCTCGACTTCACCGGCACCGGGCCGCAGGCGAGAGGGCCGATCAACCATTGCGGCGACTACGCCGACGGCGTGTTCCTCAAGAAGTGGCTGGCGCCCATCCTGCGCAACCTCGCCGACTCGCCGGAGCGGATGGCCGAGTTGGACGTCAACGAGGGCGTGGTGCCGCTGATCGAGATGCGGTTCCCGCCGCCGGGGACGCTGCTCACGCCGGTGTTCCCGGCGCCGACCAACGCCCGGACGTTCGTCATCCTGCGGCTGCTCGGGGTGCTGGCCGGGGTGGTCGCGAAGGCGGTCGACGGATACATGCCGGCCGACCAGGAGACCATCCGTTACACCGGCGTCTACGGGCAGGATCAGGACGGCCGGCCGTACCTGATGCGGGAGGTGCTCGGCGGCGGGTCGGGCGGGCGCTACTACGCCGACGGCGAGGACACCATCCACGTGGTGCCGGACTCGCGGAACCTGCCGACGGAGTTCAGCGAGGCACGGTTCCCGTTCCTCGTGGAGCGGCTGGGCCTGGCCGTCGACTCCGGCGGTCCCGGCCGGTTCCGGGGCGGCCTGGGTTACGAGAAGCACGTGCGGATGGTGCGCGACGGGCATTTCATGTCCATCGCCGACCGGTCGATCCTGTCCTGCTGGGGCGTGCGGGGCGGCCGGGCCGGACGGCCGTTCGCGGTGACCATCGACCCGGGCGGGCCGGCCGAGCGGGAGGTCGACGCGCTGGCCGATGCCGAACCGGTGCGCGCCGGTGAGGTCATCCGGATCCGCACCACCGGTGGCGGTGGCTGGGGCGATCCGCTGGACCGGCCGGTCGAGGACGTGCTGCGCGACCTGCGCTGGCGGAAGGTGTCGTTCGGCGGCGCCCGGGCCGACTACGGCGTGGTCGCGACGGGGACGGCGGACGACCCCGTCGTCGACGAGTCGGCGACGACGACGCTGCGGGACTCCATGCGCGCAGCCCGCACCGGCGACGAGCCCTTCTTCGACCGCGGCCCCGGCTACGCCCGGCTCTCCGGCGGCCCGGCGGCGGCGGAGGTCGACTGGCTCTGA
- a CDS encoding RsmB/NOP family class I SAM-dependent RNA methyltransferase, translating to MSGESGGEKRGRPRGPRRGAGHARRTDAPAGRRDTRAPHRAAPPRRDPAREAAFEVVRAVTADDAYANLVMPAVLRRHGLSGRDAGLATELAYGALRGLGTYDAVVAACVTRPVTELDPPLLDALRLGAHQLLATRVPPHAAVSTTVDLVRTHVNPGAARLANAVLRRIGEHDLDGWASRLVPGDAEAASVDDDAPVVDQLAFRHSHPAWIVRALRDALGGDDAELAACLAADNAAADVHLAARPGRATVDELVADGARPARWSPYGVVVESGSPGRFAAVRDQRAGVQDEGSQLVALALADAPLDGPDDRWLDLCAGPGGKAALLAGLATQRGARLLAVEQHQHRAQLVAQALAGDPGEHEVLVGDATQPAWPEADFDRVLLDAPCTGLGALRRRPEARWRRQPSDVEELHELQVALLGSALWSVRPGGLVAYVTCSPHLAETSAVVDDVLGSRSGVERLDARPCLPGVPDLGAGPDVQLWPHRHGTDAMYLALLRRTE from the coding sequence GTGAGCGGCGAGTCTGGCGGCGAGAAGCGGGGCCGGCCGCGCGGGCCGCGCCGTGGCGCCGGGCACGCTCGCCGCACCGACGCCCCGGCCGGGCGACGCGACACCCGGGCGCCGCATCGCGCCGCCCCGCCGCGCCGGGACCCCGCCCGCGAGGCCGCCTTCGAAGTGGTGCGGGCGGTGACGGCCGACGACGCCTACGCCAACCTGGTCATGCCCGCGGTGCTGCGCCGGCACGGGCTGTCGGGCCGCGACGCGGGCCTGGCCACCGAGCTGGCCTACGGGGCGCTGCGCGGCCTGGGCACGTACGACGCGGTGGTCGCGGCCTGTGTGACCCGCCCCGTCACCGAACTCGACCCGCCGCTGCTGGACGCGCTGCGGCTGGGCGCGCACCAGCTGCTCGCCACCCGGGTGCCGCCGCACGCCGCCGTGTCGACCACCGTCGACCTCGTCCGCACGCACGTCAATCCGGGTGCCGCCCGGCTGGCCAACGCCGTGCTGCGGCGCATCGGCGAGCACGACCTCGACGGCTGGGCGTCCCGGCTGGTACCCGGCGACGCCGAGGCGGCCAGCGTCGACGACGACGCCCCCGTCGTCGACCAGCTGGCGTTCCGGCACTCCCACCCGGCGTGGATCGTGCGGGCCCTGCGCGACGCGCTGGGCGGTGACGACGCCGAACTGGCCGCCTGCCTGGCCGCCGACAACGCGGCCGCCGACGTGCACCTGGCCGCCCGGCCCGGCCGGGCCACCGTCGATGAGCTGGTCGCCGACGGCGCCCGCCCGGCACGGTGGTCGCCGTACGGCGTGGTCGTCGAATCCGGTTCGCCGGGCCGGTTCGCCGCCGTCCGTGACCAGCGCGCCGGGGTGCAGGACGAAGGCAGCCAGCTGGTGGCGCTCGCGCTGGCCGACGCGCCGCTGGACGGCCCGGACGACCGCTGGCTCGACCTGTGCGCCGGCCCCGGCGGCAAGGCGGCGCTGCTGGCCGGCCTCGCCACCCAGCGCGGGGCGCGACTGCTCGCCGTCGAACAGCACCAGCATCGCGCCCAGCTGGTGGCGCAGGCGCTGGCCGGCGACCCCGGCGAGCACGAGGTACTGGTCGGCGACGCCACCCAGCCGGCCTGGCCGGAGGCCGACTTCGACCGGGTGCTGCTGGACGCCCCGTGCACCGGGTTGGGTGCGCTGCGCCGCCGTCCGGAGGCACGGTGGCGGCGGCAGCCGTCCGACGTCGAGGAGCTCCACGAGCTGCAGGTTGCCCTGCTCGGGTCGGCGCTGTGGTCGGTGCGGCCCGGTGGGCTGGTCGCGTACGTCACCTGCTCGCCGCATCTGGCCGAGACGTCCGCCGTCGTCGACGACGTGCTGGGTTCCCGGTCCGGTGTGGAGCGCCTCGACGCCCGGCCGTGCCTGCCGGGGGTGCCTGACCTCGGCGCCGGGCCGGACGTGCAGCTGTGGCCGCACCGGCACGGCACGGACGCGATGTACCTGGCGCTGCTGCGCCGGACGGAGTGA
- a CDS encoding GNAT family N-acetyltransferase — protein sequence MPTLTYEAARDDDAVAIARLHARSWRAAYRGHLPDEFLDGDLDAERAAEWTARFTDRAGTLTVVARDTDGELAGFAHTVLDHHPEWGNFLDNLHVRPELRRHGIGRRLLAETAARLRAADPAARLYLQVIAANEPARRFYRALGAAESGVEVSHLGGVELQVVRCTWARVDTLAAAAATTEESSP from the coding sequence ATGCCGACGCTGACGTACGAGGCGGCCCGGGACGACGACGCCGTCGCCATCGCGCGGTTGCACGCGCGGAGCTGGCGGGCCGCCTACCGCGGTCACCTGCCCGACGAGTTCCTCGACGGCGACCTGGACGCCGAGCGCGCCGCCGAGTGGACCGCGCGGTTCACCGACCGTGCCGGGACGTTGACGGTGGTCGCTCGCGACACCGACGGCGAGCTGGCCGGCTTCGCCCACACGGTGCTCGACCACCATCCGGAGTGGGGCAACTTCCTGGACAACCTCCATGTCCGGCCGGAGCTGCGCCGCCACGGCATCGGGCGGCGGCTGCTGGCCGAGACCGCGGCCCGGCTGCGCGCCGCCGACCCCGCTGCGCGGCTGTACCTGCAGGTCATCGCGGCGAATGAACCGGCCCGCCGCTTCTACCGCGCGCTCGGCGCGGCGGAGTCCGGCGTCGAGGTGTCGCACCTCGGCGGCGTCGAGCTGCAGGTCGTGCGCTGCACGTGGGCGCGCGTCGACACCCTGGCCGCTGCCGCGGCCACGACCGAGGAGTCGTCTCCATGA
- a CDS encoding NUDIX domain-containing protein — protein MSEPLRDEPLGWPVTASEDAFTGRVISVRSDSVRSPVDGTEFVRDVVVHPGAVAVVAVDDAERVLVVRQYRHPVGLRPVELPAGLRDVDGEPPHESAARELYEEGHVRAATWHVLVDLLTSPGMTDEAIRVYLARDVEGLPDDERFAGEHEEADLGVSWVPLAELVDAVLAGRVQNATLCAGVLAAWAARHGAGWDALRPVGAPWPQGAPTG, from the coding sequence ATGAGCGAACCCCTTCGCGACGAACCGCTCGGCTGGCCGGTCACCGCCTCCGAGGACGCGTTCACCGGCCGGGTCATCTCCGTGCGCAGCGACTCCGTCCGGTCGCCGGTCGACGGTACCGAGTTCGTCCGCGACGTCGTCGTGCACCCGGGCGCGGTCGCCGTCGTCGCCGTGGACGACGCCGAGCGGGTGCTCGTCGTGCGGCAGTACCGGCACCCGGTCGGGCTGCGCCCGGTCGAGCTGCCGGCCGGGCTGCGCGACGTCGACGGCGAACCGCCGCACGAGAGCGCGGCCCGCGAACTGTACGAGGAGGGGCACGTTCGCGCGGCGACGTGGCACGTGCTGGTGGACCTGCTGACGTCGCCCGGGATGACCGACGAGGCGATCCGTGTCTACCTGGCCCGCGACGTCGAGGGGTTGCCCGACGACGAACGGTTCGCCGGCGAGCACGAGGAAGCCGACCTGGGCGTCTCCTGGGTGCCGCTGGCCGAGTTGGTCGACGCGGTCCTGGCCGGCCGGGTGCAGAACGCGACGCTGTGCGCGGGTGTGCTGGCCGCCTGGGCGGCCCGCCACGGCGCCGGCTGGGACGCTCTGCGGCCGGTGGGTGCGCCCTGGCCCCAGGGCGCACCCACCGGGTGA
- a CDS encoding ring-opening amidohydrolase — protein sequence MPEPIEVRKVPIKHVSDASGLAELIDSGAVEADRVIAVVGKTEGNGGVNDYTRIIADRAFREVLVSRGTRTDDEVRQVPIVWSGGTDGVLSPHATVFATVPAGAAPAVDEPRLTVGFAMSEPILPEEIGRRGMIEKVAAAVRVGMERAGIADPADVHYVQTKTPLLTIHTIRDAKARGKTVWTENTHESMDLSNGCTALGVAVALGELPEVPADDAVLHDRSLYSSVASCSSGVELDRAQVVVVGNARGVGGRYRIGHAIMNDALDADGIWAAVRAAGLELPDRPHPSDLDGRLVNVFLKCEVSQDGMVRGRRNAMLDDSDVHWHRQIKAAVGGVTAAVTGDPAAFVSVSAAHQGPDGGGPVAAIVDLGD from the coding sequence ATGCCTGAGCCCATCGAGGTCCGCAAGGTGCCGATCAAGCACGTCAGCGACGCATCCGGGCTCGCGGAACTGATCGACTCCGGTGCCGTCGAGGCTGACCGGGTGATCGCGGTGGTCGGCAAGACCGAAGGCAACGGCGGTGTCAACGACTACACCCGCATCATCGCCGACCGTGCCTTCCGCGAGGTCCTAGTGTCGCGGGGCACCCGCACCGACGACGAGGTGCGGCAGGTCCCCATCGTGTGGTCCGGCGGCACCGACGGCGTCCTCAGCCCGCACGCGACGGTGTTCGCGACCGTCCCCGCCGGCGCCGCGCCGGCGGTCGACGAGCCCAGGCTGACAGTCGGTTTCGCGATGAGCGAGCCGATCCTGCCGGAGGAGATCGGCCGCCGCGGCATGATCGAGAAGGTCGCTGCCGCGGTCCGGGTCGGCATGGAACGCGCCGGCATCGCCGACCCTGCGGACGTCCACTACGTGCAGACCAAGACGCCGCTGCTGACCATCCACACCATCCGGGACGCCAAGGCCCGCGGCAAGACCGTGTGGACCGAGAACACCCATGAGTCGATGGACCTGTCCAACGGATGCACGGCGCTCGGTGTCGCGGTCGCGCTCGGCGAGCTCCCGGAGGTGCCGGCGGACGATGCTGTCCTGCACGACCGGTCGCTGTACTCGTCGGTCGCCTCCTGTTCCTCCGGCGTCGAGCTGGACCGCGCGCAGGTCGTGGTCGTCGGCAACGCCCGCGGCGTCGGCGGCCGCTACCGCATCGGCCACGCGATCATGAACGACGCCCTCGACGCCGACGGCATCTGGGCCGCCGTCCGCGCCGCCGGCCTCGAGCTGCCCGACCGGCCGCACCCGAGCGACCTCGACGGCCGCCTGGTCAACGTGTTCCTCAAGTGCGAGGTCAGCCAGGACGGCATGGTCCGCGGCCGGCGCAACGCCATGCTCGACGACTCCGACGTGCACTGGCACCGCCAGATCAAGGCCGCGGTGGGCGGCGTGACGGCCGCGGTCACCGGCGACCCGGCGGCGTTCGTGTCCGTGTCGGCGGCACACCAGGGTCCCGACGGCGGCGGCCCGGTCGCCGCGATCGTCGACCTCGGGGACTGA